A single region of the Pseudomonas granadensis genome encodes:
- a CDS encoding MFS transporter, protein MASIDTASTGSPPRSGGITKEERKVIFASSLGTVFEWYDFYLYGSLAAIIAKHFFAGVNETTAFIFALLAFAAGFAVRPFGAIVFGRLGDMIGRKHTFLITIVIMGVSTAIVGLLPSYATIGVAAPIILIILRLLQGLALGGEYGGAATYVAEHAPRNRRGFFTSWIQTTATLGLFLSLLVILACRTALGTEAFEAWGWRIPFLLSILLLIVSVYIRLQLSESPVFQKMKAEGKASKAPLTESFARWDNLKVVIMSLLGGTAGQAVVWYTGQFYALFFLLQTLKIDAQTANLLIAGSLIIGTPFFVIFGSLSDRIGRKPIIMVGCILAALTYFPIFNALTQYGNPDVFVAQDKNPVKVIANPDQCSFQFDPVGKARFTSSCDLAKTLLAKRAIPYENVNAEPGTVAQVRIGDKVIESFEGSALPAADFKARNDAFTANLAAALKEAGYPEKADPAKINYPMVLLLLTILVIYVTMVYGPIAAWLVELFPTRIRYTSMSLPYHIGNGWFGGFLPTVAFAMVAATGDIYYGLWYPIVIAVMTAVLGTFFLPETKDRDILKD, encoded by the coding sequence ATGGCCTCAATCGACACAGCATCCACCGGCAGTCCACCGCGCAGCGGCGGTATCACCAAGGAAGAGCGCAAGGTTATCTTCGCTTCATCCCTGGGCACGGTTTTCGAGTGGTACGACTTTTACCTCTACGGCTCACTGGCGGCGATCATCGCCAAACACTTCTTTGCCGGCGTCAACGAAACCACCGCGTTCATCTTTGCCCTGCTCGCCTTTGCGGCGGGCTTTGCGGTGCGGCCGTTCGGCGCGATCGTGTTCGGCCGGCTCGGCGACATGATCGGGCGCAAACACACTTTTCTGATCACCATCGTGATCATGGGCGTGTCCACTGCCATTGTCGGCTTGCTGCCCAGTTACGCGACCATTGGCGTCGCCGCACCGATCATCCTGATCATCCTGCGTTTGCTCCAGGGGCTGGCGCTGGGCGGCGAATATGGCGGCGCCGCGACTTATGTGGCCGAGCACGCGCCGCGCAACCGGCGCGGCTTTTTCACCTCGTGGATTCAAACCACTGCCACGCTCGGGCTGTTTCTGTCGCTGCTGGTGATTCTGGCCTGCCGCACCGCGCTGGGCACGGAAGCGTTCGAAGCGTGGGGCTGGCGGATTCCTTTTCTGCTGTCGATCCTGCTGCTGATCGTCTCGGTGTACATCCGTCTGCAACTGAGCGAGTCGCCGGTGTTCCAGAAAATGAAGGCCGAAGGCAAGGCGTCGAAAGCGCCGCTGACCGAATCCTTCGCCCGCTGGGACAACCTCAAAGTGGTAATCATGTCGCTGCTCGGCGGTACGGCCGGGCAAGCGGTGGTCTGGTACACGGGGCAGTTCTACGCATTGTTCTTCCTGTTGCAGACGCTGAAGATCGATGCGCAGACTGCCAACCTGCTGATCGCCGGCTCACTGATCATCGGCACGCCGTTCTTCGTGATCTTCGGCAGCCTTTCCGACCGCATCGGGCGCAAGCCGATCATCATGGTCGGTTGCATTCTGGCGGCGCTGACTTACTTCCCGATCTTTAACGCGCTGACTCAGTACGGCAATCCCGATGTGTTCGTGGCGCAGGATAAAAACCCGGTCAAGGTGATCGCCAATCCCGATCAGTGCTCGTTCCAGTTCGACCCGGTGGGCAAGGCCCGATTCACCAGTTCCTGCGATCTGGCGAAGACGCTGCTGGCGAAACGCGCGATCCCTTACGAAAACGTTAACGCCGAACCGGGCACCGTGGCGCAAGTGCGCATCGGCGACAAGGTCATCGAGAGCTTCGAAGGCAGCGCCCTGCCCGCCGCCGACTTCAAGGCACGCAACGACGCGTTCACCGCCAACCTCGCCGCCGCCCTGAAGGAAGCCGGTTACCCGGAAAAAGCCGACCCGGCGAAGATCAACTACCCGATGGTGCTGCTGTTGCTGACCATCCTGGTGATCTACGTGACCATGGTCTACGGGCCGATTGCGGCATGGCTGGTCGAACTGTTCCCGACGCGCATCCGCTACACCTCGATGTCGCTGCCCTACCACATCGGCAACGGCTGGTTCGGCGGCTTCCTGCCGACGGTGGCCTTCGCCATGGTCGCGGCCACCGGGGATATCTATTACGGCCTGTGGTACCCGATTGTCATCGCCGTGATGACAGCGGTGCTCGGCACGTTCTTCCTGCCGGAAACCAAGGACCGCGACATTCTCAAGGACTGA
- the phnE gene encoding phosphonate ABC transporter, permease protein PhnE: protein MNRLINLLLIVAIGVAVIASFSYLGLNLGELGSAASLKQMGAYVQRFLSPDLSADYLKAILHGSLETLAMSALGTLLAAVFGIVLALPAAGRFGWPLQSLSRLLLNGLRAIPELVWAALMVLAAGLGPNAGTLALALHTTGVLGRLFAEALENTPPQPAEAIRLQGGNPLLAFCYGTLPNLAPQLLAYMLYRWENNIRMASVLGFVGAGGLGQMLYVSLSLFQEAQASTVILAMLVLVFLVDWLSAWSRQRWVKA, encoded by the coding sequence ATGAATCGCCTGATCAATCTGCTGCTGATCGTGGCGATCGGCGTCGCGGTCATTGCATCGTTCAGCTATCTGGGGCTCAACCTCGGCGAACTGGGCAGCGCTGCCAGCCTCAAGCAGATGGGCGCTTATGTGCAGCGCTTTCTCAGTCCGGACCTGAGCGCGGACTACCTCAAAGCGATTCTCCACGGTTCGCTGGAAACCCTGGCCATGTCGGCGCTCGGCACGTTGCTCGCCGCGGTGTTCGGCATCGTCCTGGCGCTGCCCGCCGCCGGGCGTTTCGGCTGGCCGCTGCAAAGCCTTTCGCGCCTGTTGCTCAACGGTCTGCGGGCGATTCCGGAACTGGTCTGGGCGGCGCTGATGGTGTTGGCGGCGGGCCTGGGGCCCAACGCTGGCACCCTCGCCCTCGCCTTGCACACCACCGGCGTGCTCGGTCGGCTGTTCGCCGAAGCGCTGGAAAACACCCCGCCGCAACCGGCCGAAGCGATCCGTTTGCAGGGCGGCAATCCGCTGCTCGCGTTCTGCTACGGCACCCTGCCGAACCTTGCGCCGCAACTGCTCGCCTACATGCTGTATCGCTGGGAAAACAACATCCGTATGGCCAGCGTGCTGGGCTTTGTCGGCGCCGGCGGGCTGGGGCAGATGCTCTACGTCAGCCTGAGCCTGTTCCAGGAAGCCCAGGCCAGTACGGTGATTCTGGCGATGCTGGTGCTGGTGTTTCTGGTCGACTGGTTGAGTGCCTGGAGCCGCCAGCGCTGGGTCAAGGCCTAG
- a CDS encoding PhnE/PtxC family ABC transporter permease — protein MLKADSRDPAAWPRLLLTLLAIAVLWPGIHLSELNLGVLLPDSQNEMGRFVAQFWPPAHDAAFMQILLTATLQTLAIATAGMALALLLAVPASLIASRALSLSAASRGGVPSRWGRLLRWPVRGLLIFLRSVPEIVWALLFVRAVGLGPAAGVLAIAITYSGMLGKVYAEIFESTDQRPAHALMQAGSGRLAAFAYGTLPNVAAELLSYSVYRWECAIRASVVMGFVGAGGLGQQIDLSIRMFAGGEVASMLLMFLLLVLLADQFSRLLRWRLA, from the coding sequence ATGCTGAAGGCCGATTCACGCGACCCGGCGGCCTGGCCGAGATTGCTTCTGACGCTGTTGGCGATTGCCGTGCTGTGGCCGGGCATTCATTTGAGCGAACTGAATCTAGGCGTGTTGCTGCCTGACAGCCAGAACGAGATGGGCCGCTTTGTCGCGCAGTTCTGGCCGCCAGCGCATGACGCCGCGTTCATGCAGATTTTACTGACTGCGACCCTGCAAACCCTGGCCATTGCCACGGCCGGCATGGCCTTGGCGTTGCTGCTGGCGGTGCCGGCCAGCCTGATCGCCAGTCGCGCGTTGTCACTGTCGGCGGCGTCACGGGGCGGCGTCCCGAGTCGCTGGGGACGGCTGCTGCGCTGGCCGGTACGCGGCTTGCTGATTTTCCTGCGCAGCGTGCCAGAGATCGTCTGGGCGCTGCTGTTCGTGCGTGCGGTCGGCCTCGGCCCGGCGGCAGGCGTGCTGGCGATTGCCATCACTTACAGCGGCATGCTGGGCAAGGTGTACGCGGAGATTTTCGAGTCCACCGACCAACGCCCGGCCCACGCCTTGATGCAGGCCGGCAGCGGTCGACTGGCGGCGTTCGCCTACGGCACGCTGCCCAATGTCGCGGCGGAACTGCTGTCTTACAGCGTCTATCGTTGGGAATGCGCGATCCGCGCTTCCGTGGTGATGGGCTTTGTCGGCGCCGGAGGTCTGGGCCAGCAGATCGACTTGTCGATCCGCATGTTCGCTGGCGGCGAAGTGGCGAGCATGCTGCTGATGTTTCTGCTGCTGGTGCTGCTGGCCGACCAGTTCAGCCGTTTGCTGCGCTGGAGGCTGGCATGA
- a CDS encoding phosphonate ABC transporter ATP-binding protein: MTLRLNQGSLRHANGVDALRSVDLQIAAGEQVAIIGPSGAGKSSLLNLLATALRPSSGDIEVLGERAWHLSARQRQRLRARIGLVHQAPPLPPRQRVVTAVLAGKLGQWSLGKSLLNLLHPLDVAGARAALARLDLGDKLFAHCQQLSGGQLQRVGIARVLYQAPEVLLADEPVSAMDPVMAGHTLSVLSRHAREHGVTLVASLHAVDLALSHFPRIIGLRDGQILFDSPSGQVSHEMLDALYANEKLQSPTAAVAPLTVQIPRC; the protein is encoded by the coding sequence ATGACCCTACGCCTCAACCAGGGCAGCCTGCGCCATGCCAATGGCGTCGATGCCCTTCGCTCTGTCGATTTACAGATTGCCGCGGGCGAGCAGGTGGCGATCATCGGCCCGTCCGGCGCCGGCAAATCGAGCCTGCTCAACCTGCTGGCCACCGCGTTGCGGCCCAGCAGCGGTGACATCGAAGTGCTTGGCGAACGCGCCTGGCATTTGTCCGCCCGCCAGCGTCAACGCCTGCGGGCGCGGATTGGCCTGGTGCATCAGGCGCCGCCGCTGCCGCCCCGTCAGCGTGTGGTCACGGCGGTATTGGCCGGCAAGCTTGGCCAATGGAGTCTGGGCAAAAGCCTGTTGAATCTGTTGCATCCGCTGGATGTGGCCGGTGCGCGTGCGGCGCTTGCGCGGCTGGATCTCGGTGACAAGCTGTTTGCGCATTGCCAGCAATTGTCTGGCGGCCAGTTGCAGCGTGTCGGCATCGCCCGCGTGCTGTATCAGGCGCCGGAGGTGTTGCTGGCCGACGAACCCGTGTCGGCGATGGACCCGGTGATGGCCGGGCATACCTTGTCGGTGCTGTCGCGCCATGCCCGCGAGCATGGCGTCACCCTGGTGGCGAGCCTGCACGCGGTGGACCTGGCACTGTCGCACTTCCCGCGCATCATCGGTCTACGTGACGGACAAATCCTGTTCGACAGCCCGTCCGGGCAAGTCAGCCACGAGATGCTCGACGCGCTGTACGCCAACGAAAAACTGCAATCGCCGACTGCGGCGGTGGCGCCGCTGACCGTGCAGATCCCACGATGCTGA